One Camelus dromedarius isolate mCamDro1 chromosome 6, mCamDro1.pat, whole genome shotgun sequence genomic region harbors:
- the LOC105100382 gene encoding solute carrier family 22 member 1 isoform X1 yields the protein MPTVDDVLEQVGEFGWFQKQIFLILCLISAAFAPIYVGIVFLAFIPDHHCWSPGVAELSRRCGWSLEEELNYTVPGPGPAGQAFPQQCLRYEVDWNQSALGCVDPLAGLAANRSHLPLGPCQHGWVYDTPGSSIVTEFNLVCEDSWKVDLFQSCVNVGFLLGSLGIGYIADRFGRKVCLLATTLISAVLGVLTAVAPDYISLLLFRLMQGLVSKGNWTAGYTLITEFVGLGYRRTVAILYQMAFTVGLVLLSGLAYAVPHWRRLQLAVSLPVFLLLLCFWYVPESPRWLLSQKRNAQAVKIMDRIAQKNGKLPSADLKMLSLPEDATEKLSPSFTDLFRTARLRKYTFILMYLWFTSSMIYQGLILHVGATGGNLYLDFFYSALVEFPAAFIILFTIDRFGCIYPLALSNLVAGAACFLMVFIPHDLHWLSTVVACVGRMGITIVFQMVCLVNAELFPTFIRNLGMMVCSSLCDFSGIITPFLVFRLMEVWHGLPLALFAVVGLVAGGLTLLLPETKGVALPETIEDVENLRRKAKPKENTIYIQIQTSEHPNST from the exons ATGCCCACCGTGGATGATGTTCTGGAGCAGGTTGGGGAGTTTGGCTGGTTCCAGAAGCAAATCTTCCTGATCCTATGCCTGATCTCAGCTGCTTTTGCCCCCATCTACGTGGGCATCGTCTTCCTGGCCTTCATCCCGGACCACCACTGCTGGAGCCCCGGCGTGGCCGAGCTGAGCCGGCGATGTGGctggagcctggaggaggagctgaACTACACAGTGCCGGGCCCGGGGCCGGCGGGCCAGGCCTTCCCCCAGCAGTGCCTCCGCTACGAGGTGGACTGGAACCAGAGCGCCCTCGGCTGCGTGGACCCGCTGGCTGGCCTGGCCGCCAACCGGAGCCACCTGCCGCTGGGCCCCTGTCAGCACGGCTGGGTGTACGACACGCCTGGCTCCTCCATCGTGACCGAG TTTAACCTGGTGTGTGAGGACTCTTGGAAGGTGGACCTCTTTCAGTCCTGTGTGAACGTGGGCTTCTTACTGGGCTCTCTGGGCATCGGCTACATTGCAGACAG GTTTGGCCGTAAAGTATGCCTCTTGGCCACCACCCTCATCAGCGCCGTCTTGGGTGTCCTGACGGCTGTCGCTCCAGACTACATCTCCCTGCTGCTCTTCCGCCTGATGCAGGGGCTGGTCAGCAAGGGCAACTGGACGGCTGGCTACACCCTGA TCACAGAATTTGTGGGCTTGGGCTACAGAAGAACGGTGGCGATCCTCTACCAGATGGCATTCACCGTGGGGCTGGTGCTGCTGTCCGGGCTGGCCTACGCCGTCCCTCACTGGCGCAGGCTGCAGCTGGCCGTCTCTCTGCcggtcttcctcctcctgctctgcttctg GTATGTGCCTGAGTCTCCCCGATGGCTGTTATCACAAAAGAGAAATGCTCAAGCAGTCAAGATCATGGACCGCATAGCCCAAAAGAATGGGAAACTGCCTTCTGCTGATCTAAAG ATGCTCTCTCTCCCAGAGGACGCCACCGAAAAGCTGAGCCCTTCGTTCACAGACCTGTTCCGCACGGCGCGCCTGAGGAAGTACACCTTCATCCTGATGTACCTGTG GTTCACCAGCTCCATGATCTACCAGGGCCTCATCCTGCACGTGGGAGCCACCGGTGGGAACCTCTACCTGGATTTCTTCTACTCCGCTCTGGTTGAATTCCCGGCGGCCTTCATCATCCTCTTCACCATCGACCGCTTTGGCTGCATTTACCCACTGGCCTTGTCCAATCTGGTGGCCGGGGCAGCCTGCTTCCTCATGGTCTTTATTCCACATG atCTACACTGGCTAAGTACTGTGGTGGCTTGTGTTGGCCGAATGGGAATCACCATCGTGTTCCAGATGGTGTGTCTGGTGAACGCCGAGCTCTTTCCCACGTTCATCAG GAACCTTGGAATGATGGTGTGTTCCTCCCTGTGTGATTTCAGTGGGATCATCACCCCCTTTCTGGTCTTCAGGCTGATGGAGGTTTGGCACGGTTTGCCCCTCGCTTTGTTTG CGGTGGTGGGGCTGGTTGCCGGGGGATTGACGCTGCTTCTTCCGGAGACCAAGGGGGTCGCTTTGCCTGAGACCATCGAGGACGTGGAGAACCTGCGGAG
- the LOC105100382 gene encoding solute carrier family 22 member 1 isoform X2: MPTVDDVLEQVGEFGWFQKQIFLILCLISAAFAPIYVGIVFLAFIPDHHCWSPGVAELSRRCGWSLEEELNYTVPGPGPAGQAFPQQCLRYEVDWNQSALGCVDPLAGLAANRSHLPLGPCQHGWVYDTPGSSIVTEFNLVCEDSWKVDLFQSCVNVGFLLGSLGIGYIADRFGRKVCLLATTLISAVLGVLTAVAPDYISLLLFRLMQGLVSKGNWTAGYTLITEFVGLGYRRTVAILYQMAFTVGLVLLSGLAYAVPHWRRLQLAVSLPVFLLLLCFWYVPESPRWLLSQKRNAQAVKIMDRIAQKNGKLPSADLKMLSLPEDATEKLSPSFTDLFRTARLRKYTFILMYLWFTSSMIYQGLILHVGATGGNLYLDFFYSALVEFPAAFIILFTIDRFGCIYPLALSNLVAGAACFLMVFIPHDLHWLSTVVACVGRMGITIVFQMVCLVNAELFPTFISGIITPFLVFRLMEVWHGLPLALFAVVGLVAGGLTLLLPETKGVALPETIEDVENLRRKAKPKENTIYIQIQTSEHPNST; encoded by the exons ATGCCCACCGTGGATGATGTTCTGGAGCAGGTTGGGGAGTTTGGCTGGTTCCAGAAGCAAATCTTCCTGATCCTATGCCTGATCTCAGCTGCTTTTGCCCCCATCTACGTGGGCATCGTCTTCCTGGCCTTCATCCCGGACCACCACTGCTGGAGCCCCGGCGTGGCCGAGCTGAGCCGGCGATGTGGctggagcctggaggaggagctgaACTACACAGTGCCGGGCCCGGGGCCGGCGGGCCAGGCCTTCCCCCAGCAGTGCCTCCGCTACGAGGTGGACTGGAACCAGAGCGCCCTCGGCTGCGTGGACCCGCTGGCTGGCCTGGCCGCCAACCGGAGCCACCTGCCGCTGGGCCCCTGTCAGCACGGCTGGGTGTACGACACGCCTGGCTCCTCCATCGTGACCGAG TTTAACCTGGTGTGTGAGGACTCTTGGAAGGTGGACCTCTTTCAGTCCTGTGTGAACGTGGGCTTCTTACTGGGCTCTCTGGGCATCGGCTACATTGCAGACAG GTTTGGCCGTAAAGTATGCCTCTTGGCCACCACCCTCATCAGCGCCGTCTTGGGTGTCCTGACGGCTGTCGCTCCAGACTACATCTCCCTGCTGCTCTTCCGCCTGATGCAGGGGCTGGTCAGCAAGGGCAACTGGACGGCTGGCTACACCCTGA TCACAGAATTTGTGGGCTTGGGCTACAGAAGAACGGTGGCGATCCTCTACCAGATGGCATTCACCGTGGGGCTGGTGCTGCTGTCCGGGCTGGCCTACGCCGTCCCTCACTGGCGCAGGCTGCAGCTGGCCGTCTCTCTGCcggtcttcctcctcctgctctgcttctg GTATGTGCCTGAGTCTCCCCGATGGCTGTTATCACAAAAGAGAAATGCTCAAGCAGTCAAGATCATGGACCGCATAGCCCAAAAGAATGGGAAACTGCCTTCTGCTGATCTAAAG ATGCTCTCTCTCCCAGAGGACGCCACCGAAAAGCTGAGCCCTTCGTTCACAGACCTGTTCCGCACGGCGCGCCTGAGGAAGTACACCTTCATCCTGATGTACCTGTG GTTCACCAGCTCCATGATCTACCAGGGCCTCATCCTGCACGTGGGAGCCACCGGTGGGAACCTCTACCTGGATTTCTTCTACTCCGCTCTGGTTGAATTCCCGGCGGCCTTCATCATCCTCTTCACCATCGACCGCTTTGGCTGCATTTACCCACTGGCCTTGTCCAATCTGGTGGCCGGGGCAGCCTGCTTCCTCATGGTCTTTATTCCACATG atCTACACTGGCTAAGTACTGTGGTGGCTTGTGTTGGCCGAATGGGAATCACCATCGTGTTCCAGATGGTGTGTCTGGTGAACGCCGAGCTCTTTCCCACGTTCATCAG TGGGATCATCACCCCCTTTCTGGTCTTCAGGCTGATGGAGGTTTGGCACGGTTTGCCCCTCGCTTTGTTTG CGGTGGTGGGGCTGGTTGCCGGGGGATTGACGCTGCTTCTTCCGGAGACCAAGGGGGTCGCTTTGCCTGAGACCATCGAGGACGTGGAGAACCTGCGGAG